A genomic segment from Paenibacillus sp. FSL K6-1096 encodes:
- a CDS encoding putative RNA methyltransferase: MSKNNRKITSARLLSEYEDLFRCPICSNPVEVVNLRSLICSNGHCYDISRQGYVNLLSHPPKTKYDEKLFESRRMLNQSGFFDPLIAQICENMLDELNPAGKFIKILDAGCGEGSHLSNIQQRIIQQSQYKLLGIGVDISKEGIHMASRSPSTTLWCVADLAKCPFTDKPFNVILNILSPSNYSEFHRMLEDDGMVIKVIPGSKYLQELRRMFYNQTDRTMYTNENTLELFKRNFALVDIKPVQYGVTMENKYIEQLVHMTPLSWGASEELIQQVLGQDRLEITFDFSVLLGKKMKAHT; encoded by the coding sequence TTGTCTAAAAATAATCGGAAAATTACAAGTGCACGTCTTCTCTCTGAGTATGAAGATCTTTTTAGATGCCCCATATGCTCGAATCCAGTTGAGGTTGTAAATTTAAGGAGCTTAATTTGTTCCAATGGTCATTGTTATGATATATCCAGGCAAGGTTATGTGAACTTATTGTCCCATCCGCCCAAAACAAAATATGATGAAAAACTGTTTGAATCTCGAAGAATGCTTAACCAGAGCGGCTTTTTTGATCCGTTGATTGCTCAGATTTGTGAGAATATGTTAGACGAGTTGAACCCGGCGGGTAAATTCATAAAAATATTAGATGCCGGATGCGGTGAAGGTTCACATTTGTCCAATATACAGCAAAGAATAATTCAACAGTCCCAATATAAATTATTGGGGATAGGTGTTGATATTTCTAAAGAGGGAATCCATATGGCTTCAAGGAGTCCCTCTACAACACTCTGGTGCGTAGCGGATCTCGCCAAGTGTCCATTCACTGATAAACCATTCAATGTCATATTAAATATATTATCGCCATCCAACTATTCTGAGTTCCATAGAATGCTTGAAGATGATGGAATGGTGATAAAAGTTATCCCCGGGAGCAAGTATCTTCAGGAATTAAGAAGGATGTTTTACAATCAAACCGATAGAACGATGTATACAAACGAAAATACATTAGAGCTTTTCAAGCGTAATTTTGCTCTTGTTGACATTAAGCCTGTTCAGTATGGTGTAACAATGGAAAATAAGTATATTGAACAGTTAGTCCATATGACCCCCTTATCCTGGGGAGCATCGGAAGAGCTTATACAACAAGTCCTGGGCCAGGATAGATTGGAAATCACTTTTGACTTTTCAGTCTTGCTTGGGAAGAAAATGAAGGCTCATACTTAA
- a CDS encoding C45 family peptidase, translating into MYSLSAYTLELTGTSYEIGYKLGSIISENTALKLAYTRTLEGFGPNEYQEAILLFDEWCPGISEEIAGFADALQVPAGQIAYYAMTYLRPRCSQIALLPAMTALNKPLLARNYEFHHQLEDFVLARTSVAGKYTHMGTSTMSFGRDDGCNEHGLAVTMSACGFPVGALPFMRAPQLKGLHFWAAIRAVLENCRDVGESLRYLQEMPIASNVNFMLLDKQGNAALFATLDGRKATRQIDPTTPEQFLWATNHPVLSALIPYEPQAAVHSWQRGEWIAAQLEGASAVTTEELKSMLLSPYPNGLNCPYYEDYFGTTKSMIFSPADGTIELCWGGRSENGWQTYDLKQTFADTATPVQMRMERADKMMFDYRPLA; encoded by the coding sequence ATGTACTCTCTATCCGCTTACACCCTGGAATTAACAGGAACAAGCTACGAAATTGGCTATAAGCTGGGCAGCATCATTTCCGAAAACACGGCGCTCAAGCTCGCTTACACCCGTACGCTCGAGGGGTTTGGTCCAAACGAATACCAAGAGGCCATCCTGCTATTCGATGAGTGGTGCCCCGGCATTTCCGAGGAGATCGCCGGCTTTGCCGACGCCTTGCAAGTCCCTGCCGGACAAATCGCTTATTACGCCATGACCTATCTGCGGCCGCGTTGCAGCCAGATTGCCTTGCTGCCAGCAATGACCGCACTGAACAAGCCGCTGCTGGCCCGCAACTATGAGTTCCATCATCAGTTGGAGGATTTTGTGTTGGCCCGAACCTCTGTTGCAGGCAAATACACGCACATGGGCACAAGCACGATGAGCTTTGGGAGAGATGACGGATGTAACGAGCATGGACTTGCAGTGACCATGAGTGCCTGCGGGTTTCCGGTCGGGGCTTTGCCCTTTATGCGTGCCCCTCAACTGAAAGGCTTGCATTTTTGGGCAGCCATCCGTGCGGTTCTGGAGAATTGCCGGGATGTCGGGGAATCGCTGCGCTACTTGCAGGAGATGCCCATCGCCAGCAATGTCAACTTCATGCTGCTCGATAAACAGGGGAATGCTGCCCTGTTCGCAACGTTGGATGGCCGAAAAGCAACTAGGCAAATCGATCCAACCACGCCGGAACAGTTCCTCTGGGCCACCAACCATCCGGTGCTTTCTGCCCTGATCCCTTATGAACCCCAGGCGGCTGTCCATTCTTGGCAACGGGGGGAATGGATTGCCGCCCAACTGGAGGGAGCCTCCGCTGTGACAACGGAAGAGCTTAAGAGCATGCTGCTGTCCCCCTACCCGAATGGACTGAACTGTCCGTATTATGAGGATTACTTCGGTACAACCAAGAGCATGATTTTCTCTCCCGCAGACGGTACAATCGAGCTATGCTGGGGAGGCCGTTCCGAGAATGGCTGGCAGACCTATGATCTAAAGCAGACATTTGCCGACACGGCAACCCCTGTACAGATGAGGATGGAGCGAGCTGACAAAATGATGTTCGATTATCGGCCCTTGGCTTGA